GCCACCTTTCACATGAGGCAGCAATAGGTCCGATTGCCGAAGAAGAGGTAGAATACCTGATGTCAAGAGGGCTTTCAAAAGACGAAGCAATATCTTTGATTACCCAGGGCTTTATGGATGTTAAAATTTTGGGGCTTCCAAAACAGCTTGAAAATTATATCCAGGAGCTGATAGTGCAGACGCAGGAGGAGAATATGTAAAAAAAAAAGCGGATGAGCACATTTAATTCTGGTGCTCGTCCGCTTTTTTGTTGCCAGCAGTTTCAAGCAGTCAACTGAATCATTCCTTTTTCTGTTTCTTAACAAAGCAGTAGTTAAGCCATTTTTTAATAGTTTGAAAAAAACAGATAATTTCTGTAAATATCTAATTTGTCTCTACACCACCGCAAACTGGCTCATATAGAGGTTGTAGTAAAACCCTCTCTTTTGCAAAAGCTCTTCATGTGTCCCCTGTTCAACAATCTGTCCATTGTTTATAACCAGAATCAGGTCAGCATTTCTGATTGTGGAGAGCCTGTGAGCTATGACAAAGCTTGTTCTACCCTGCATGAGCTTTAGCATTGCATCTTCTACATGCTTTTCTGTCCTTGTGTCGATATTGCTTGTCGCCTCATCCAAAATCAAGATTGCAGGGCTGGATAAGATTGCCCTTGCTAAAGCCAGAAGCTGTCTTTGTCCCTGGCTCAGGTCTGCACCGCCATCTGTCAGCACTGTTTTGTAGCCGTGTGGCAGGTGTTTTATAAACTCATGGGCGTTTGCAATCTTTGCTGCTTTTATAACCTCATCATCTGTTGCTGTGAGCTTTCCGTAGCGGATATTTTCCATAACAGATTCAGAAAAAAGATATGTGTCCTGAAGCACAATCCCAAGGCTTTTTCTCAGCGACTCTCTTTTTATCTTCCTTATATCAATACCATCTATGAGTATCTGCCCTCTGTCAATGTCATAAAACCTTGTGAGCAGATTTACAATTGTAGTCTTTCCGGCACCGGTTGGACCAACCAGGGCTATCGTCTGCCCAGGTTTTGCATGAAAGCTTACATCTTTTAAAACCATCTCACCTTGTTTGTACGAAAACCACACATTTTTAAACTCAACCTCACCCTTGATACTTGCAAGCTCAATAGCATCTTTTTCATTTTCCTTTTCTTTCTCCTCGTCCATTATCTCAAACACCCTTTCTGCTGCAGCAAAGGCAGACTGAAGCTGGTTGAACTGGTTTGCAAGCTCATTCAAAGGGCGGACAAACTGTCTTGCGTACTGAACAAAGCTTGCAATCACCCCCACAGAGACACTTCCTTTCAAAGCTAAATACCCGCCTGCAGCTGCAACAATTATGAAAGCAAAGTTGTTGAGCATATTCATAAGCGGCGGAATTACACCGGATAGAATTTGCGCTTTTGTGCCAACCCGGGTCAAATCCCTGTTTATTTCAATAAACTTATTTATTTCTTTTTCCTCTCTTGTGAACACCTTGATAACCTTTTGACCAGTGATGTCCTCCTCAATAATCCCATTGAGCTTCCCGAGCAGTTTCTGGTTTTGCGAAAAGTATTTTCTTGTGTTTTTAGCAATCAGGTTTGTCAGAAAGAACATAAGCGGCACAACCAGAAGCGTGCAGGCTGTCAGGATGGGGCTTATCAATAGCATTACAATGGCTGAACCAACAAGTGTAATTGTGCTTGAGAAAATTGAAGTCACACTTGCATTGACTGTGTTGTTGACAACGTCAATATCATTTGTAAGCCTGCTCATCAAATCGCCATGAGCACGGGTATCAAATATCTTTACAGGAAGTCTCTGGAGCTTTGCAAACATGTCATTTCGTATATTAAATACAACCTGCTGGGAAATCTTCATCATCCCATATCCCTGAAGATAAGCAAAAACAGAGTTCAGAACATACAGCAGCACCATTGCAAATATTACATACACAAGCCCGGCAAATTTTCCGGGTACAATATAGTCGTCAATTGCTTTTTTTATCAAAAGAGGTGAGACTACGGAGATAATTGAGCTTATAAATATCAGAAAAAACACTCCGGCAAGCATTGATTTATAGCTGCTAAAATATTTCCAGAGCCTTCTCAGTGTATTTCTCAAATCTTTTGGTTTTGCAGAAGGATGAGAAAATCTGTGCCCCGGTCCTCTGCCGGGTGCGGGGCCAGGACCAAAAGCAGGTGGTGGTGTTTGCACCTCTTTTCTTCTTTCATCAGGCAATTTCCTTCTCCCCCTCTCCCATCTGTGTTGAATAAATCTCCTGGTAAATCGGGCAGCTTTTCAAAAGCTCTTCATGCCTGCCCTGTGCAACAATCTTCCCACCATCCATAACCAGAATCTTATCTGCGTGTTTTATAGAAGATATTCTCTGGGCAATTATAAATGTTGTTGTGCCTTTGACATACTCTTTCAGTGCTGCCTGAATTCTCTTTTCTGTTGCCATGTCAACAGCCGATGTGCAGTCGTCCAAAATGAGTATCTTTGGCTTTTTTAAGATAGCCCTTGCAATGGAGATTCTCTGTTTTTGCCCGCCTGAAAGATTCACACCTCGTTCAGACACCTCTGTGTCATAGCCCTTTTCAAAGCTCATTATAAAGTCATGAGCCTGGGCAGCTTTTGCTGCTTCAATTATCTGATCCATTGTTGCATCTTCATTTCCCCATGCAATGTTGTCCTTTATAGTTCCTGTAAAAAGAATGGTGTCCTGCAACACAACGCTGATACTTTTCCTTAAAACAGTAACATCATAATCTCTGACATCTATATCATCAATCAGAACCTCACCTTCTGTTGCATCATAAAGCCTTGGAATAAGACTTACCAAAGTGGATTTTCCAGAGCCTGTTGTGCCAATTATCCCAACAACTTCACCCGGCTCTGCAACAAAAGAGATTCCCTCAAGCGCAGGACTGCTTTCTTCTTCATTGTAACAGAATGTGACATTTCTGAACTCTACCTTTCCCTTTTTTATTGGAGTTGTAATTGCCCCATCTTTGTTTTTGATGTCAATCTCACAGCTTAAAACCTCATTTATTCTCTCGGTAGACGCGCTTGCCCTTGTGATAAACAAAAAGATATTGCCTATCATCATCAAAGAAAATAGAATCTGGGTGGTGTAATTGATGAACGCCATAAGCTGACCAACCTGCATGGTTGATGCCTTTACATGAAGTCCGCCAAACCAGACAACCCCAACCATGCTCATGTTCATGACAAGCATAAAAAGCGGTGTTGTAAAAACAATCAGCCCGAACGCTTGAACAGACACATCAAGCAGCTCCCTGTTTGCCTTTAAAAACCTTGACTTTTCATGTTCATGCCTGACAAATGCCTTTACAAGCCGAGCCCCAAGCAAATTTTCACGCATAACCGCATTGACCCTGTCTATTTACTTTTGGAGAGCTGAAAACAAAGGGAAACTCCTTTTTACCATAAAGTAAAATATCAGGATAACAAATGGTATTGCAACAAATAGCACCAATGAAAGCCTGGGGTTTATCATAACCGCCATAACAAGCCCGCCAATGAACAAAAAAGGGGCTCTCACAACAATTCTCAAAGACATCATGACAATATTTTGCATCTGCATAACATCGTTTGTAAGTCTTGTAATGAGCGTCTCAGGCTTGAATCTGTCAATGTTTTTGAAAGAAAATGCCATAACCTTTTTGAACAGGTCATTTCTCAAATCAAAGGCAAAGTTCTGACTTGCAATGCTTGAAAAAACCACACATCCCCCGCCGCCAATCATTCCAATGAGCGCTGCCAAAATCATCAAAAGCCCGGTTTTGAATATGTAGCTCATGTTGCCAGTTTTCAAGCCCACATCTATAATCCTTTCTAAAAATCTTGGCTGCATAAGGTCCATTGCAACTTCCAGTAGCATAAAAAGCGGAGCTAAAAGTGTGGCTTTCCAGTACGGCTTTAAATATCGAAAAAGCTTGAACATTTCTTTAATTGCCCTCCCTCTGCTTGCAGCAATCTGCCATCTTCAAAACAAGCTTTTTTAGCCTCTTTAGAACATACCAGAGCTCTTCTATCTCATCGTGCGAAAGCCTTTCCAGTCTTTTTTTAAGATTTTGATTTAGCCAGTTTGTGTGAAGCAAAACCAGTTCTCTTCCCTTTGGTGTGAGCTGAATGATTGAGATTCTCCTGTCATTTTCCTGGGAATTTTTAATAACATAACCTTCTGAGATTAGCCTTTCAATAAGAGGTGTCATATTGGGTGCAGATACAGAAAGCCTCTTTGATATCTCGCTTATTGACATTGGTCCAAAGTCATCAATCAGATGAAGAATGTGCATATATCTTGGTCCTAAGCCATACTCTTCAGTAAACTCATCTTTTTTGAAGATATTTTTCATAAGCATAGGAAATATGGAAAGCATATTCTCAGCAATTTCATTTACAACTTTTTCGTTTATTTCCAACATCTTTGCCTCCTTCAAAAAATCATTTTTAAGTTGAGTTTGAATTTTCCGGCGTGAAATAATATAATAATCAAAAGTGATTCTGATTAATATTTTTTTAAAAAGGTTGAGATCTGTCTATCGATTATTAAATTATAAATTTTAAAAATTTAAAGCCTTATTTTAACGTATACTGCTGCGGCAAATATTATATTTTCATAAGTATTATACTCCTTTTTAAAACTATAAGTCAAAAATTTTTTGGAGAAGGGAGAAAAGCTTTAAATGACAGGTCTTGGAACAATTGTAAACACTGCTGCGGTAATAGCCGGGTCAATTATAGGAATAATTTTAAGACATGGCATTCCTGAAAGGTTCAAAAACACAATAATGCAGGCAATCTCTCTTTCTGTAATCTTTATTGGAATCTCGGGGGTTCTTCAGGGAATTTTCAAGATACTTTCCGGAGGTAAGATTGACAGGCAGTATATAATGCTGATGATATTTTCCTTGATTATTGGCGGTATTGTGGGTGAGCTTTTGAAAATAGAGGATTTTTTGGATAGCCTGGGTGAGAGGATAAAATCTTCTCTTGGCAGTCGAATTAGAAGTGAAAATAGCAGGTTTACAGAAGGCTTTGTAACAGCAAGCCTGGTTTTTTGTGTTGGTGCTATGGCAATTGTTGGCTCGCTTGAAGATGGGCTTAACCACAACTTTAGCATTCTGTTTGCAAAGTCAATCTTAGATGGAGTGAGCTCTATAATTTTTGCTGCAACAATGGGAATTGGTGTGATGTTCTCAGGCGCAGTGATTTTATTTTACCAGGGTTCAATCACACTGCTTGCAAATTTTTTAAAGCCTCTTTTGACAGATGTGGTAATTGCTCAAACATCCATGGTGGGGTCTGTGTTGATATTTGCAATCGGGCTTAATATGCTTGGCATCTCAAAAATAAAGGTGGGAAATCTGCTTCCAGCAATTTTTGTACCCATGCTCTGGTATTTAATTACAACACTGTTCAGATAATAAACAGTCTGGTTTATTCAAAAGGAAGGGGCTCTGGCATTTTTTTTGCCTGAAAGAGCCCCTTCCAAAATCTATGTTAAAAGGAGGAGTCCCTGCTTTTGTTTTTTACTATAAATAATTTATATACTAAATCTTTTACGAAAGTATAAATAGTTGGTTAAAAAATTGTAAACAATCTGTTAAAATATAAGGCAAAACTGCATTGTTAAATTTCTACTTGCGTTTTTTTATTTTTTGTTTTATTATATAATTAAATTCTTATTTATTTAAAAAGGGGAATGCTGAATTGGTAAAGGATGAAGCTCTTGCAAAGTTATTCAAGGCACTATCGCATCCTCTTCGCATAAAGATTGTAAAAATACTGCTGGACGGTGAAAAGTGCGTATGTGAGCTAAACCAGCTTGTTGAGTACTCTCAGCCCAATCTTTCACAGCATCTTAAAATCTTAAAAGATGCAGGAGTTGTGGAGACTCAAAAACGGGGCTTAAACATACATTACAGAATTAAAAATGAATATGTAAACATTCTTTTAAAAGACGCAGAAAAGATTATCCTTTCGAATTTGCAGTCTCTAACAGAGGTTTAGTACCATGCACATTGTTTTAAAATTTTGAAAGGTGGGAGAATAAGTTGTTTTATCCCGTTCAGAAATTTGCTGACTTTGTTGTTTTTAAACTTCTAAATATCAGGCAGGGTACAAAGCTTGCATCAGCACTTAATTTTTTCATATTTGATACAATCAAGATCTTCATTCTGCTGTTTATAATTGTCTTTGTTATAACCTTTATAAGAAGCTATTTTTCGCCCGAAAAGACACGTAGCATGCTTGCCAGGAGCAAAGGCAAAACCTTTCTGACTCACATTTTGGCAGCACTTTTTGGAATTGTAACACCATTTTGTTCATGTTCTGCCGTGCCACTTTTCATCGGATTTGTTGAAGCAGGAATCCCCCTTGGTGTTACATTTTCATACTTGATTGCAGCACCGATGGTAAATGAGGTTGCGCTGGGGCTTCTTTATGCAAACTTTGGTCTTAAGATTGCTTTGATTTACATCATTTCGGGTGAGATAATCGCTATCATAAGCGGCATTATTATAGGAAAGCTTGGACTTGAAAAATATGTAGAAGATTATGTGTTCAGGATTAAAGTTGGGAATGTGCAGGAGTTTGAAGAAAAGAAAACCATGAAGATGCGATTGAAAGAAACATTAAACTTCACCCTGGAACTTATAAAAAAGGTGTGGGTTTATGTTGTTGTTGGTATAGGCATAGGTGCATGGATGCATGGATATATACCGGCCGGAGCACTTGCTTCTCTTGCAGGAAGGCACAATCCTTTTGCTGTGTTTATTGCAACATTGATTGGTATACCTCTTTATTCAAATGCAGCGGGGATAATTCCTCTTGTCAGTGAGTTCAGACGTCTTGGAGTTTCAATGGGAACTTCACTGGCTTTCATGATGAGCGTAACCGCTCTTTCTCTTCCTGAGATGATACTTTTAAGAAGAGTTTTAAAACCAAAGCTCCTTGCTGTGTTTGTTGCAATTGTTGGCTCTGGGATAATTCTGACAGGTTATCTTTTTAATATAATACTTGGCTAAAATAATCTTGAAAGGAGAGGTTTTGAGTATGATAGTAAAAATTCTTGGCGGCGGGTGTGCAAATTGCAAGAAGCTTATGGAAAATGCAAAAAAGGCAGCTGAAGAACTTGGAATTTCAGCTCAATTTGAAGAGGTCAAAGACTACGAAAAGATTCTTGGTTATGGCGTTATGAGAACACCTGCTCTTGTTGTAAATGAAAAGGTGATGTTTTCAGGAAGGGTTGCAGGAGTTGAAGAGATAAAAAAGATTCTGAAAAAGGAAAATGCTTAAAAAAGTTCAAAAGACCGCCGGTACAACTTTTAAAAGAGGCGGTCTTTTTTTTATAAACTATTTGGCGACAGAAGCTCTTCAAATGCAATTGCACCTACAAATATAGAAAGAAGATTTTCCAAAGAGTAATCTATCCTGTGTATCTGATATGGCATAACCAGGGAAAAAGTCCCGGGCTTGAGAGTATATCTCAAGGAATTAACAGTCTCCACACCTTCGCCCTTTAATACATACATAAACTCAATAAAGTTATGCCGGTGAGTCTTGAAATACCTCGGATCTTCCCAAAAGTTAAGTGCAAACTTACGCGCACTCTGTGTCACATAGTCAAAAATCTCCTCTATGTAGACTGGCCATTTCACAGACATTCTCAAAAACTCCTCATTCAAAATTACAGTTGCTATAGATTTATTATACAACATTTTGCACCCACAGCCAAAGTGTGTTAAAATAGACTATTGAAGCAGGGAAAAACCTGCCCGGGTCGCAGCAAACCCCGGTTAACAAAACAAGAGGAGGCTTGAAAAAAATGCTGCTACCAAACTCAAACGATAAGTATCAGCAAAGAAGGTTTGACATCTACGGGTATGAAAAGATAGATACAGAGGTTCTGGAAACTATCGACTATGAATATCCGGAAAAAAATACAGTTGTTGAATATATCACAGATGAATTTTCATCTGTCTGTCCGTGGACAGGTCTTCCTGATACAGCACGGCTTGTAATAAGATATATCCCGGATAAAAAGCTTGTTGAGTTAAAATCTCTGAAATATTATTTAACATCATTCAGAAATGTGGGAATTTTGCAGGAGCACGCAGTAAACAGGATTCTGGATGATCTTGTAAAACTACTTGAACCAAAGTTTATGGAAGTGATTGGAGAGTTTCACGAACGAGGTGGCATATCAACAAGGGTTGTGGCAAGGTATGAAAAGTAGCTCATACCCTGCCATTTTATTTTTTAAAGCTATGCCTCTTTAAAAATCTCGTCGGTTGAAATCTCAAAGCCAGCCATCCTTCATTCACTGCCAAGAATCAAATTGATTGCAAACTGGAGATTGTCAAGTCTGAAGAGTGAAAAATTATCCCAGAAAATGCAGCTACCGCAAACAATCAGCCTGCTGCCACTTTCAAAGCTCTTCTGTGCAACCAGCACAGGTGATCTTTTGCCTGAATCAGAAACTGCTGTATCCCTGCCTTTCAGTATACTCTCCACTCCATCCGAAACAGAAAGTGGGGCTGAATAAGGAAACACAACCTCTTTTACACCCGATGCATACCTTTCAACATTGTCTGTTGTTATAATCAGGCTGTCATCCTCTAAGTGGTTAAGCTCATCCCTTACAGCTTCTTTGAGGATATCTATGCCAAATTCTTTTACTATTCCATTGCAAACTTCCGCAACACCATCTTTGCCTCTAAAATGGGCTGTGAAGATAATTCTTTTTCTGTCTTCCTCAAGCACTCTTTTTATTTTCTCTTTCTCTTCCTGTTCAAAAGTATTTTCGGGATAGTTAAATATAATCACGTCATATTCAAAAAGCCTGTCAAAGTCATCTACTTCTTCAATCAATATTTCTCTTTTCGAAAGCTCCCTGTAAAGCCCTGAAAAATAATACCCGTCGGAGAGCAAAAACTCCTGATGTGTTGCGCTCCATGCAACCCTCATCTTTTTTATCACCCGCAAAATAGTTTAATTATATTTACATAATTAATTTTATACTCCAACCTTGACTTTTTCAAAGATTAGAAGCATGCTAAATTTGCAGGGCTGCACAGTATACACTCTGGCACAAAAAGTGATATTATATAGTCTGTAAACTTTCATAACCTTTTAAAATAACAAAAGAGGTGACACATGGCAAATGACATACACAGACAGCCAGAGGATTAACAAAAATATCCTGATTGCGACAACAACATCGTCGTTTCTGGTACCTTTTATGTCAAGCGCAATAAACATTGCCGCACCGGATATTGCAAAAAAATTTAATCTGACTGCCGAAAATTTAAACCTTGTCATTACTATTTTTCTTCTGTTTTCGGCAGCATTTATTCTTCCGCTTGGAAGACTATCCGACACATTCGACCGTGCAAAGATATTCATAACAGGACTTGTATCTTTTACTCTTTCAACGTTTATGTGCGCTATCGCGCCAAACATAACAATGCTTTTTATTTTCCGAGCTCTTCAGGGCTTTTTCTCGGCTTTTGTGTTTGTAACATCCATCGCAATTTTGATTGAAAACCATCCGCCCGGCATAAAAGGAAGACTTCTGGGGATAAACACTGCAACCGTGTACCTTGGAACATCAATAGGTCCTTTTCTGGGCGGAGTATTGGTTAGACTTTTTGGTTTCAGAAGCATATTTCTGTTTGCATTTACAGTGGGATTTGGGGCATCGCTTGTTAGCCTTTTCCTGCTCAAAAAGGAAATTAAAAGCACAAAAACTACTTCCTTAGCGGAAAGCTTTAAAAATCTGGATAAAATTGGTGCAGCTTTTTCCATTGCAGGGCTTTTTTTATTAATCTACGGTGCCTCTACTTTTGAGCTTGGCAGAATGCCAAAGGTGTTATTCTTCCTGGGTTTTGCTATTTTGATTTTGTTTGTTGTGTTTGAGCTTTGCACGCAAAACCCTTTGCTTGATGTGAAGCTGTTTGTAAAAATACCCCAGTTTGGCTTTTCCAACCTGGCAGCGCTTATAAACTACAGCTGTACATTTTCGGCAGGCTACCTTCTTTCGTTATATCTTCAGCTTGTAAAAGCACTGCCTTCACAGCTTGCCGGGACAATCTTAATTTTGCAGCCAATCTCTCAGGTTATAACCTCACTGATTTCAGGGCGTGCATCAGAAAAGATTGAACCACGAAAGCTTGCAACAGCAGGAATGGCTCTTACAACCGCCGGGCTTTTTGTTTTTTCGCTGTTTTCTGAAAAGACAAATATTGCTATTGTTATAGTAAATCTGATTGTGATGGGAGTTGGTTTTGGGCTCTTTTCATCGCCCAACACAAATGTTGTGATGAGCTCTGTGCCACAGTCTCTGTATGGTGCGGCGTCATCCACAATATCCGTTATGCGAGTAATGGGTCAGGCATTTTCAATGGCAGTTGTCTCTTTTATATTCTCTTTGCACCTGAAAGGTGCAAGGCTCTCTCATGAAAATTACTTCATGATTTTAAAAAGCATGAAGATAAGCTTTTTTGTATTTTCCATCCTGTCCATTGTGGGAATTGTTGCATCCATAAAGAGAGGAAATATATATGCGCAGGAAGATACAAATTAGGTTATTAAACTAAAAAAGGAGCTGCTTCTTTGTTTTTCTCAGCAGCTCCTTTTATTTCAAAACCTTTATGCCAATCACAGTAGGATTTGAATTTGGGTCCCGGGAATTTGTTTTGAATGTCACTTCCACGTCTGTATTTTCATCAAGATAAGAAATCCTGTCCAATACATCTGATATCTGCAACACCACATGCTTGCTGTCAAACAAAAACTCGGCAAAGTTATTGTCAGCAAGCCCTATATATTTGCCTTTCAAGGTAACCTCATCCGGAGTGCTTAAATTTACTATCCTTGGATTACCACCATCTTCTGGCTTTTCAAAATCAATCTCCACAATCTGTCCCGGCTTTAGATTGAAATTTTGCAAATTTTGCACATCCACCTCAAAGGTTTTGTAATCAAAATCTGTGTTCAAAAGATTTACTTCAATTGAATGTGAATCTATCTCACCTGCAAATCTGCCATATGCCTTAAAGGTTTCTACATTTTCTGCATTTCTGCTTTCCTGAGAAGGCTCATAGACAGATCCCGATGTTTGGGGTAAATTGCCAGAAGTTTGACCCCCGCTCAAAGCCGCCTGCTGCTGCAAAGAAGGCTCCTGATGCTTTACTTCCTTGTGTAATGAAACGTAATACCCTGCGGCAAAACCTGCCGCCAAACCAAAAATCAATCCTATTACAAATCCCAGAATCCATTTCTTGTTGCCTGCACTTTTCTTTACCCTCATAGCTCTTTGAATCTCCTTTTTTCAGGTTAGAAAAAGCTATCTTTCAATAATGCCTACAGGCAAAAGTCTACACCATAGCTTTAATAAAATCAATAGAATCAATCACCAGATGCTTTTTTTGCTCTGTAATGTCTGCTCTGTCCATAACCCTGACCAACCCTTCTGCCAAGAGATATTATAATCGACTCAATACAGCCCCTGCACTTTGTCGCATCTTCATTTATACATATCTTCCCAGGGTAAAGTTCGTATTTGAGCTTGTAGTCAAGGTCATTTACATTTGGCATGACAATATTCGCACCGCACTTCAAGCCCTTCTGCCTGCCAAGAGGGTCAAGTGTTCCAAGCGCTGTTGTTGCCGGTATGTTACTGTCCGGAAGAAGAAGTCTTAAAATAGCAATGCATTTTAATGTAATGTCAACAGAGCCCTCGTGTGCATCCTTTAAAGGTGTTTGAGGGTGGGGTATAAAAGGACCTATTCCCACCATGTCAGCGTCAAGCTCGCACACAAGCAAAATGTCATTTGCCAGGTCATCTACTGTCTGCCCGGGAAGACCTATTAAAAACCCCGTCCCAAGCTCGTATCCCAAGCTTTTTATCCATTTGAGACACTCAATCCTGTTTTCAAAACTCATCCCCGGGTGCAACTTTTGATAAAGTTCCTTGTTGGATGTCTCAAACCTCATAAGATACCTGTCTGCACCCACCTGCCTGAAGGCTTTGTAATCTTCATACGGTCTTTCACCAATGCTGAGTGTTATTGCAACATCCACTTCCTCTTTTATTTTTCTTATTATACTGCACATTCTTTCCCTTGTATAATAAGGATCTTCACCGGACTGAAGCACAACTGTTCTGTATCCCATCTCG
The Caldicellulosiruptor morganii DNA segment above includes these coding regions:
- a CDS encoding ABC transporter ATP-binding protein, whose amino-acid sequence is MPDERRKEVQTPPPAFGPGPAPGRGPGHRFSHPSAKPKDLRNTLRRLWKYFSSYKSMLAGVFFLIFISSIISVVSPLLIKKAIDDYIVPGKFAGLVYVIFAMVLLYVLNSVFAYLQGYGMMKISQQVVFNIRNDMFAKLQRLPVKIFDTRAHGDLMSRLTNDIDVVNNTVNASVTSIFSSTITLVGSAIVMLLISPILTACTLLVVPLMFFLTNLIAKNTRKYFSQNQKLLGKLNGIIEEDITGQKVIKVFTREEKEINKFIEINRDLTRVGTKAQILSGVIPPLMNMLNNFAFIIVAAAGGYLALKGSVSVGVIASFVQYARQFVRPLNELANQFNQLQSAFAAAERVFEIMDEEKEKENEKDAIELASIKGEVEFKNVWFSYKQGEMVLKDVSFHAKPGQTIALVGPTGAGKTTIVNLLTRFYDIDRGQILIDGIDIRKIKRESLRKSLGIVLQDTYLFSESVMENIRYGKLTATDDEVIKAAKIANAHEFIKHLPHGYKTVLTDGGADLSQGQRQLLALARAILSSPAILILDEATSNIDTRTEKHVEDAMLKLMQGRTSFVIAHRLSTIRNADLILVINNGQIVEQGTHEELLQKRGFYYNLYMSQFAVV
- a CDS encoding thioredoxin family protein, translated to MIVKILGGGCANCKKLMENAKKAAEELGISAQFEEVKDYEKILGYGVMRTPALVVNEKVMFSGRVAGVEEIKKILKKENA
- a CDS encoding AraC family ligand binding domain-containing protein, coding for MYNKSIATVILNEEFLRMSVKWPVYIEEIFDYVTQSARKFALNFWEDPRYFKTHRHNFIEFMYVLKGEGVETVNSLRYTLKPGTFSLVMPYQIHRIDYSLENLLSIFVGAIAFEELLSPNSL
- the queF gene encoding preQ(1) synthase — protein: MLLPNSNDKYQQRRFDIYGYEKIDTEVLETIDYEYPEKNTVVEYITDEFSSVCPWTGLPDTARLVIRYIPDKKLVELKSLKYYLTSFRNVGILQEHAVNRILDDLVKLLEPKFMEVIGEFHERGGISTRVVARYEK
- a CDS encoding MFS transporter; its protein translation is MTYTDSQRINKNILIATTTSSFLVPFMSSAINIAAPDIAKKFNLTAENLNLVITIFLLFSAAFILPLGRLSDTFDRAKIFITGLVSFTLSTFMCAIAPNITMLFIFRALQGFFSAFVFVTSIAILIENHPPGIKGRLLGINTATVYLGTSIGPFLGGVLVRLFGFRSIFLFAFTVGFGASLVSLFLLKKEIKSTKTTSLAESFKNLDKIGAAFSIAGLFLLIYGASTFELGRMPKVLFFLGFAILILFVVFELCTQNPLLDVKLFVKIPQFGFSNLAALINYSCTFSAGYLLSLYLQLVKALPSQLAGTILILQPISQVITSLISGRASEKIEPRKLATAGMALTTAGLFVFSLFSEKTNIAIVIVNLIVMGVGFGLFSSPNTNVVMSSVPQSLYGAASSTISVMRVMGQAFSMAVVSFIFSLHLKGARLSHENYFMILKSMKISFFVFSILSIVGIVASIKRGNIYAQEDTN
- a CDS encoding ArsR/SmtB family transcription factor; amino-acid sequence: MVKDEALAKLFKALSHPLRIKIVKILLDGEKCVCELNQLVEYSQPNLSQHLKILKDAGVVETQKRGLNIHYRIKNEYVNILLKDAEKIILSNLQSLTEV
- a CDS encoding permease; its protein translation is MFYPVQKFADFVVFKLLNIRQGTKLASALNFFIFDTIKIFILLFIIVFVITFIRSYFSPEKTRSMLARSKGKTFLTHILAALFGIVTPFCSCSAVPLFIGFVEAGIPLGVTFSYLIAAPMVNEVALGLLYANFGLKIALIYIISGEIIAIISGIIIGKLGLEKYVEDYVFRIKVGNVQEFEEKKTMKMRLKETLNFTLELIKKVWVYVVVGIGIGAWMHGYIPAGALASLAGRHNPFAVFIATLIGIPLYSNAAGIIPLVSEFRRLGVSMGTSLAFMMSVTALSLPEMILLRRVLKPKLLAVFVAIVGSGIILTGYLFNIILG
- a CDS encoding MarR family winged helix-turn-helix transcriptional regulator, giving the protein MEINEKVVNEIAENMLSIFPMLMKNIFKKDEFTEEYGLGPRYMHILHLIDDFGPMSISEISKRLSVSAPNMTPLIERLISEGYVIKNSQENDRRISIIQLTPKGRELVLLHTNWLNQNLKKRLERLSHDEIEELWYVLKRLKKLVLKMADCCKQREGN
- the hydE gene encoding [FeFe] hydrogenase H-cluster radical SAM maturase HydE — encoded protein: MNVKEILDKAYNTHKLSKDEIKLLLTLEGEERQLLFDLADRTRQKYVGDDVFLRGLIEFSSYCKNDCFYCGLRRSNTEAQRYRMQEEEIVEVARRAYEMGYRTVVLQSGEDPYYTRERMCSIIRKIKEEVDVAITLSIGERPYEDYKAFRQVGADRYLMRFETSNKELYQKLHPGMSFENRIECLKWIKSLGYELGTGFLIGLPGQTVDDLANDILLVCELDADMVGIGPFIPHPQTPLKDAHEGSVDITLKCIAILRLLLPDSNIPATTALGTLDPLGRQKGLKCGANIVMPNVNDLDYKLKYELYPGKICINEDATKCRGCIESIIISLGRRVGQGYGQSRHYRAKKASGD
- a CDS encoding DUF554 domain-containing protein → MTGLGTIVNTAAVIAGSIIGIILRHGIPERFKNTIMQAISLSVIFIGISGVLQGIFKILSGGKIDRQYIMLMIFSLIIGGIVGELLKIEDFLDSLGERIKSSLGSRIRSENSRFTEGFVTASLVFCVGAMAIVGSLEDGLNHNFSILFAKSILDGVSSIIFAATMGIGVMFSGAVILFYQGSITLLANFLKPLLTDVVIAQTSMVGSVLIFAIGLNMLGISKIKVGNLLPAIFVPMLWYLITTLFR